AATACCCTCTCGATAGAAGTTCGAACGGACGGCGAGTCACGGGTGGTGATGGTGCCAAAGTCGGGCTCGACGTTCGAGTTCGCGATCACAGATGACGCCGCCGACTATCGTCGAGGGGACCTCGACGTCTTCCCGGACGAGGTCCGGGAATCCGCAAAGGAGTCGGGGACTGCGTCCAAACTGGCCGACACTCAACCTGCTGGGGTGGAGCAATCCACACCGGTGGACGGCGCTGGCGAGGATGTGGCCTACGTTACGGTCGATGGATCGCGGCTGCTCTCACGACCCGCCCGACGCACGGAAACGA
The sequence above is a segment of the Natrinema sp. HArc-T2 genome. Coding sequences within it:
- a CDS encoding ribonuclease P protein component 1 yields the protein MALTPETLPRHELNGLPVRVVESDDASRVGLEGRVVIETTNTLSIEVRTDGESRVVMVPKSGSTFEFAITDDAADYRRGDLDVFPDEVRESAKESGTASKLADTQPAGVEQSTPVDGAGEDVAYVTVDGSRLLSRPARRTETNGDSPWQ